The following proteins come from a genomic window of Acidobacteriota bacterium:
- the thiL gene encoding thiamine-phosphate kinase encodes MLGIGDDCAVLSLPPGQETLVTTDFSIEGIHFRRDWQSPESIGHRCLARGLSDIAAMGGTPAAAFLSLALPARLSPAWPDRFLEGLLALARTHRVELAGGDTAESPGGVVADIIVVGRVRRGRALLRCGAKPRDLIYVTGDLGESAAVLHLLGSGRIKKRDVFSQPRVAVGEWLVRRGVGTSAIDISDGFSTDLSHLCEESGVGAAIESDKIPIHMEARKLSRNERGGEQASRLSLQLALHGGEDYELLFTASRSKHIPERIAGVKVTRVGEVLRERKMYLVQNGKCAILMPRGWEHFSAAKKSAH; translated from the coding sequence ATGCTGGGAATTGGTGACGACTGCGCTGTACTGAGCCTTCCTCCGGGGCAGGAAACGCTGGTCACAACCGACTTCAGCATTGAAGGGATTCATTTTCGCCGCGATTGGCAGTCGCCCGAGTCTATCGGGCATCGCTGTCTGGCGCGCGGGCTGAGCGACATCGCTGCCATGGGAGGCACGCCTGCCGCCGCATTCCTATCGCTCGCTTTGCCGGCGAGACTTTCCCCAGCTTGGCCTGATCGATTTCTTGAGGGACTCCTCGCTTTGGCCCGCACCCATCGAGTCGAACTTGCCGGCGGAGACACGGCGGAGTCGCCTGGCGGAGTGGTGGCAGACATCATAGTTGTCGGAAGGGTAAGGCGCGGACGGGCCCTCCTGCGCTGCGGCGCCAAGCCGCGCGATCTTATTTACGTAACCGGAGATCTGGGTGAATCCGCCGCCGTGCTGCACCTTCTTGGCTCGGGTAGGATCAAGAAGCGCGATGTCTTTTCTCAGCCAAGAGTTGCGGTAGGCGAATGGCTGGTCCGAAGAGGAGTTGGAACCTCAGCTATCGACATCAGCGATGGCTTCTCAACCGACCTGAGTCATCTCTGCGAGGAGAGTGGCGTCGGGGCAGCAATCGAATCGGACAAAATTCCGATCCATATGGAAGCCCGGAAGCTGTCGCGAAACGAGCGCGGAGGTGAGCAGGCCAGCCGCCTTTCTCTGCAACTCGCGCTACACGGCGGCGAAGACTACGAACTCCTGTTCACCGCGTCGAGGTCAAAGCACATCCCAGAACGGATCGCTGGAGTCAAGGTCACAAGAGTAGGCGAGGTTCTCCGCGAAAG
- a CDS encoding M23 family peptidase has product MRKRYYIMFVARDADGELVKMPIPLHYLYMFIAGALIGMLTITGMAGSYTRMLVKVARFNQLKVEKDALSANYNKLEQVAKEKDVQVASLGSLASEVSALYGLKTETDFKTAVPEEIKTQQVNYSIDQLSILKNTAMSGVAGAGISASYGHIGTLSTSDWERLAAAPSLWPVEGIVTGSFGERIDPFNGEGAFHTGVDISTPFGTPIIAPADGRVRAATYITGYGRTIILDHGHGITTLFGHMSGYAAAEGETVHRGDVVGYVGSSGRSTGAHLHYEVRIQDTPVNPHKYLRTVWARSGTGVMTGM; this is encoded by the coding sequence ATGCGGAAGCGCTACTACATCATGTTTGTCGCGCGAGACGCCGACGGCGAACTCGTGAAAATGCCTATCCCTCTGCATTACCTATACATGTTTATCGCCGGCGCGCTTATCGGCATGCTCACTATCACCGGCATGGCCGGTTCTTACACCCGCATGCTGGTAAAGGTGGCGCGATTCAATCAGCTCAAGGTTGAGAAGGACGCCCTCAGCGCCAATTACAACAAGCTGGAGCAGGTGGCCAAGGAGAAGGACGTCCAGGTTGCGTCGCTCGGATCGCTCGCCAGCGAAGTTTCCGCCTTATATGGCCTGAAAACTGAGACCGACTTCAAGACAGCCGTTCCTGAAGAGATCAAAACGCAACAGGTCAATTATTCGATCGATCAATTATCGATTTTGAAGAACACCGCAATGTCCGGAGTTGCCGGTGCAGGAATCTCGGCCAGCTACGGACACATTGGCACGCTAAGCACGAGTGACTGGGAGCGCCTGGCAGCAGCTCCGTCGTTGTGGCCGGTTGAAGGCATTGTGACCGGATCGTTTGGCGAACGCATTGATCCGTTCAACGGTGAAGGCGCCTTCCATACCGGTGTAGATATTTCGACGCCGTTTGGAACGCCCATCATCGCACCAGCCGATGGCAGGGTCAGAGCCGCTACCTACATCACCGGCTATGGAAGAACGATCATCCTCGATCACGGCCACGGAATCACAACTCTCTTCGGACACATGTCTGGATACGCAGCCGCCGAAGGAGAAACAGTCCATCGCGGAGATGTGGTCGGCTATGTAGGATCCAGCGGACGCAGCACGGGCGCGCACCTTCACTATGAAGTCCGCATCCAGGACACCCCGGTGAATCCCCATAAGTATTTGCGCACAGTATGGGCGCGCAGCGGGACCGGCGTGATGACCGGAATGTAA
- a CDS encoding secondary thiamine-phosphate synthase enzyme: MISQHQLTISTSGQGHMHDLTEDVAAAVAHSNIKTGVVNIFNVGSTAAVGTIEFEPGLEKDLPAILNKLIPPSRNYGHEQAWHDGNGHSHLQATLLGPSLTLPIAGGKLMLGTWQQIFHLECDVRERKRTLVVTIMGE; encoded by the coding sequence ATGATTTCTCAACATCAACTCACTATCTCCACCTCCGGCCAGGGACACATGCACGATCTGACCGAGGATGTCGCCGCAGCAGTCGCGCATTCGAACATCAAAACGGGTGTCGTCAATATCTTCAATGTTGGCAGTACCGCCGCCGTAGGGACGATTGAATTTGAGCCGGGACTGGAGAAGGACTTGCCGGCGATTCTGAACAAGCTGATTCCGCCGAGTCGCAATTACGGACATGAACAGGCATGGCACGACGGTAACGGCCACTCGCATTTGCAAGCCACTCTGCTGGGTCCGTCGTTGACACTACCCATAGCAGGCGGCAAGCTGATGCTCGGCACATGGCAACAGATCTTCCACCTTGAATGCGACGTGCGCGAAAGGAAGCGGACCCTTGTGGTTACCATTATGGGCGAATAA